GCCTCGCACACCCTGGTCATCTTCTCCGAGGCCTACCTCAGGTCGTCCCGTTTCCGCACCACCTGGGAGGCGGTCTACGCGGAGAGCGACCGGCGCGCGCACCAGCTGGTCTCGATGCAGGTCGACCAGATGTCGTTGGAGGCGCCCTTCACGGAACAGCTCGCCGACATGACGGGCTGCGACAACGGCGAAGCGGGCCGGGACGCCCTGCTGACCTGGTTCGGCCGAAGCGCCGACTCCCTGTCCCGCAACCACTTCACCGGCGACGAGCCGAAACTGCCCCGCTTCCCGAAGACCGAGCCCTCGGTCTTCGGCGTCCCCCTGCGCACGTCGTCCTTCACCGGTCGTACGGAACTCCTGGAGGGCATCCGGGAGAAGCTCTGGAAGGACGACACCCGGGCCCTGGTGCTCAAGGGCATGGGCGGGGTGGGAAAGACCCTGCTGGCCCAGGAGTTCGCCCACCGCTACAAGAGCGACTACGACGTGGTCTGGCACATCCAGGCCGAGCAGAAGATCCTGGCCGTCGAGCAGTACGCGGGCATGGCCGAGGAACTGGGCCTGCCCGCGCGCACCAACCCCACCGACACCGCCAAGATGGTGTACGAGGCGCTCAACCACGGTGACCGGTACGACAGTTGGCTGCTGATCCTGGACAACGTCCCCGAGGCGGACCACCTGCCCGAGTGGATGATGGACGGCCGCAGCGGCCACATCCTGGTCACCAGCCAGCGCGCCGAGGGCTGGGGACGTCACGTGGACACCGTGGACATCCCGGTGTTCGAGCGGAACGAGAGCATCGCCCACCTGCACAGCCGGCTGCCCGACTGCGGCTGGACGGAGGCCGACCAGATCGCGGAGGCCCTGGGCGACCTGCCGATCGCGATCGAACGGGCCGCCGCCTTCATCGAGCAGACCCGGGCCGACGTACGCGACTACATCAAGAAGCTCCAGCCGCAGGCCACCGGAGCCCCCGACGACAACTCGGTGGGCGCGGTCGTCAAGTCCGGTACGAACACCTGGGAGTTCGGCCTCAAGCAGCTGCGGGAGAGCTTCCCGCCGGCGGTGAAACTGCTGCAGATCTGTTCGTACTACAGCCCCGAGGAGATCTCCATGGATCTCCTGGAGGGCTATGAGGTCTCCCGCGCGCTGGGCGGGGTGCGCACGGTCTCCCGCGCCTACAAGGAACTCAGCAAGTTCTCCCTCGTCACGCTGGACCGCAAGGCCCGGAGCGTGACGGTGCACCGGATGATGCAGAGCGCGATGCGGGAGGAGATGACCGCCGAGGAGCGCGAAGCGGCTCAGCAGGCCGTCTACCGCTCGCTGATCGCCGCCCGGCCCAGCGGGGACGACCCGGAGAACCCCAATACCTGGGAGAAGTACCGCATCATCTGGCCGCACCTCGGTACTCCCTGGGCGGAGCGGGCCCCCGACGAGGGCATCAAGGAACTCTATGTGGACCGGGTCCGTCAGCTGCGCCGCCGGGGCGAGCTGAGCCAGGCCATGGACTACAGCCTGCGGCGCGTGGCCGCCTGGTCCGCGGAGGAGTCGCCCGACGAACGCTGGACGCTGCACATGCGCTTCCAGATCGCCAACGTCCTGCGCGCCCAGGGCAAGTACGAGGAGTCCCTCGCCCTGGACCAGGAGGTCCTGGAGCGGCAGTTGGAGGTGCTGGACGACATCGACGACCAGCACATCCTGATGACGACCAGCAGCATCGCCGCCGACCTGCGCGGTCTGGGACGGCTGACCGAGGCCCTGCAGTACGACGAGGAGACCTACCGCAGATACGACCAGAACTACGGCGAGGACAACGCGCGCACGCTCAGCGCGGCCAACAACCTCGCCGTCGCCCTCAGACTCTCCGGCAACTACTACCGCGCCCGCGATCTCGACCGCAGAACACTGGAACTCCGTGAGGCGATCCAGCTCCACGACCACCCCCTGACCATCGAGTCGGCGGTGAACCTGGGCCGTGATCTGCGTGACTGTGGCGACTACGACGAATCCGTCGCGCTGCTGCGGCGAGCCTACGAGCGCTGTCTGCGCAATCCCCGCCTCACCCAGGGCTCACCGACCGTGCTGAACACGGCCAAGGGACTGGCCGGTTCCCTGCGCAGGGCCGGCCGGGCGGCGGAGGCCGAGGAGCTCGTACGGCATGTGCTCAGAAGCACTCCGGACGGCGAGAAGTCGACGTCGGAGGAGCTGCTGCTGGAGATGAGCCTGGCCGGGGACATGGCCGCCCAGGGCCGGGTCGACGAAGGACTCGATCTGATCCGCAGGGTCCAGGAGAACCTGAGGGACAAGCTGGGGGAAGGGCACTCCCACACGGTGGCCTGCTCGGTCAACCACGCGGTGCTGCTCCTGCACGACATCGGGTCCATTCACCCTCAAGCGGCGGGCGAGGCACAGGAGTTGCTGCGCAGGGCCCAGGCCAGGTTCACCGAACTCAACGGCGAACGGCACCCGTTCGCCCTCATCTGCCACGCGAACCTGGCCGTCGCGGAGGCGGCGCTCGGCAGCTGGGAGAACGCCCGCAGGATCAGCGCCGCGTCGTACGAACTGCTCAAGGAGAATCTCGACCCGCTGCACCCGTCGACACTGACCTGTGCCGGGAACCACGCCGTCGCCCTCAGTCATCTGGGCCAGGCCGACGAGGCCCGCACCAAGCACCACGACGCGCTGGCCGCGCTGAGCAAGCGCATCGGCAGGGACCATCCCCGTGTGCTGGCCCTGAAGGACTGGAAACTCAGCTGCCTCGACCTGGAGCCGCACCCGATCTGATCCGGAGCCGCGTCCGATCTGACCGGGCGCCGCACCCGGTCTCGGGCGCCGTACCCGGTCTGATCGGGAGGCGCGTCCGGTCTAGGAGGGCCCGGCCGTGTTCCGGGCCCAGGCCAGCACCTGGGGCAGGGCGGGCAGCGCCGCGAAGTGGGCCGCGGAGGGCTGCAGCATGGCCTTGGCCGAGGGGATCTTCCTGGCCAGCCAGTGGAAGTGGGCGACCGGGGCGAAGATGTCCCGCTCGCCGTGCCACAGCATCACGGGCACGGAACCGTCGATGTCCTTGAGGTCGAAGCCCCAGGGCCGGCGGAACGCGACCAGGTCGTCCACCCAGCCCATCGGCGCGCGGGGGTCGACCTCCTCCCCCTCGCCCACCGCGGACAGGTAGTTCCGCAGGAGGTGCTGTCGGATCCCGGCGTCCTCGACGATCACCCGGTCCACGCTCGGCATCTCGTCGCGCAGGGACGCGAGGAACACGGTGGGGTCGCGCCGGATGGTCTCGGCGTTGCGGGCCAGCAGCGCGCCCAGTTCGGTCACATCGGGTGCGTGGCGTCGCAGCAGCTCGTAGGTCGACACATTGGACTCGGACATCTCCTTGCGCCAGTCGGGCCAGTCGAGTCCGTCCACGGCACTGTCGCCGGGGCTGTCGTCGTCGCTGTCGGGCTTCGGCGGAGCGAGCGAGACTAACGCCGCGACGCTCGCCACCTGGCTGCCCATGTTCCGTGCCGCGCAGGCCAACGCGTGCGGTGCGCCGCCCGATCTGCCCACCACGGAGTACTTCTTGAGGTCCAGGTCCTCGGCGATGGCGGCGACGTCCTCGGCGGCGTCGACCACCCGGCGGCGCTCGTGGCGGTCGGAACCGCCGTACCCCGGCCGGTCGTAGGCGATGAGGCGCACTCCGAGCTTGTGCAGGTCGAAGGTGCGCAGTCGGGGCCCGAGTCGGCTTCCGGGAGTTCCGTGCAGCAGAAACACCGGGTGTGCGTCCGGATCGCCCCAGGTCTCGTAGGCGATCGTCCGTCCGCCGGACGGCGTCTTCACTGTCTTAACCACCCGATGCCCTCCCGTGCCAGCGGCTGTGGAGTGAAGCGCGGGACCTCCCAGCATTACGCATGGAAAGCCCCGCTCCTAGTAGCTGCTCAGCCGTTCTGGCTTCATATGGCAAGAATTGGGTAAACGTGGGCCGCTCGGCTGTTCACGGCCCAAGGTAGTGCACCGGGGCACGGGTCGCCGGACGAGCGGCGAATTCGTGGTGGCCGTACGCGTCATGGGATATGCCGCCTCACCGTGCTCCCGAGGGCCTTTCCGCCCCTCCGTGATGCCCGGCACCTGGGTGAAGGCGCGACCACCCGTAAGGAGCAGTACGGACGCTGACGTTCCGGCAAGTGGTGTGTCTCACGCCCCCGTGGCGGGCTCGGGGCGGTGCACACCACGGGGCCGGTAGCCCAGGGCGTCGGAGCGGCCCAGCAGATCGGCCAGCAGCCAGACGATGGCCAGCCACATCTCGGTCCCCTGCAGCCCCGGTTCCGGGCCCGGTCCCGCCGTACCCGGTCCGAACCCGAACCCCTTTCCGTCCTGCCAGCGGGCGAGGACGGCCGTGAGTCGCTGTTCGGCCCACCCGCGGATCTCGGCCGACCGGTAGCCGCCGTCGCTTCCGCCCCCGCCGCTCAACTGCCGTGCGCACAGCCACAACGGATGGGCGACGTCGAGGACGTTGCAGGCGTTCTCCCGGCCCGCACCGAAGTAGCGGGTGTCACGGGCGTGGTCCAGTACCGCGTCCACGACCCGTTCCGGATGCGGGACGGGTACCCCGAACTGTGCGAAGGAACCCCGGGTGAGCCGGTAGTAGCCGTTCACCACCTGGAGGCGGCCGGCGCCGGTGGAGGGGGTTCCCCACATGCCGGTCCAGGGGTCGGCGCGGGTGAGGAGCCAGCCGAAGAGGGCTTCCAGGGTGCCCGGGACGAGGGCCGCGCCGTCCGGGTGCCGGCGGTTCCAGTGGGCGGCCGTGGCCCAGGAGTCGATCCACGCGCCCGCTTCCCAGGCGCCGTCGCGCCACGGCAACCGCTCCAGCCGGGCGACGAGTTGATGGGCCGTCATGTCGCGCACGCCGCTGATGGGTTGGGGGAGGGCGCCGCCCAGGAGGTCCAGGGCGTAGCCCACCGACAGGACGTGGTAGAGCGCCGGGCCCTCGCCGGTGAAGCCGTCGGCGTCCATGGGAGGCAGTCGCTCGCCGAGTTCGGGTACGAGGCCGGTGTCCCGGTCCTGGAGGGACGCCAGGCGCTCGATGTGTTCCGCCCTGTCGAGCTGTGCGGGGGCGGCCGACAGCAGCAGGTCGGCGATCTCCACGGCGTCGCAGTGGGCCCGCACGGTGGGGGCGACGCCGGGCCGGTCCACGTACCGGTCACCGTCCCAACAGCGGGCGAGCAGGTCGGCGGCCTGTGCCCGAGCGGCATCACCGAACCGCGCCAGGCCCTCGGGGCCGGCCGTTCCCGCTCCCGTTCCGGCGGTCTCCCGCTTCGGACCCGTCGGCTCCCGTCTGTCCCGTATGGGGCGGGCCGGGTTGCCCGCGGCCACCGTCCAGGCCGGTACGTCCTTCGTCACCACGGCGCCCGCGCCGATCACGCAGTGGTCGCCGATCGTCACGCCGTCCACGATCACCACGTGCGAGCC
This genomic stretch from Streptomyces deccanensis harbors:
- the fxsT gene encoding FxSxx-COOH system tetratricopeptide repeat protein; translated protein: MTGEDARRIITFYSYKGGTGRTMALANTAWILSSAGNRVLVVDWDLDAPGLDRFLHPFLSESQLRTTPGVLELVSRSTQFARSMQSRGDTLPQFELGSDYAGGSDLEAADGITLNSCLIQVDWNFPSGGQLYYMPAGTKNKGYLSAFSQFDWKDFMDGPLATRFLEGLKREFVENFDYVLIDSRTGLNDISDICTVNLPHTVVTCFTPSSQSIEGAAGVAERIDGMLYGNRDIRILPVPMRVENAEADRLDAARGQIQYRFDRIVRKHIPDRDPESYWGSVEIPYRPIYSYEETLAPFREKPGDPKSLLAAYERLTEVITDGQVDSMPRIDESLRHKTLDRYTRHRPPRISDVYVSFVPQDRSWANWAGAVLEQAGFKVHLAQEGTTESSQVRDEIERGVESASHTLVIFSEAYLRSSRFRTTWEAVYAESDRRAHQLVSMQVDQMSLEAPFTEQLADMTGCDNGEAGRDALLTWFGRSADSLSRNHFTGDEPKLPRFPKTEPSVFGVPLRTSSFTGRTELLEGIREKLWKDDTRALVLKGMGGVGKTLLAQEFAHRYKSDYDVVWHIQAEQKILAVEQYAGMAEELGLPARTNPTDTAKMVYEALNHGDRYDSWLLILDNVPEADHLPEWMMDGRSGHILVTSQRAEGWGRHVDTVDIPVFERNESIAHLHSRLPDCGWTEADQIAEALGDLPIAIERAAAFIEQTRADVRDYIKKLQPQATGAPDDNSVGAVVKSGTNTWEFGLKQLRESFPPAVKLLQICSYYSPEEISMDLLEGYEVSRALGGVRTVSRAYKELSKFSLVTLDRKARSVTVHRMMQSAMREEMTAEEREAAQQAVYRSLIAARPSGDDPENPNTWEKYRIIWPHLGTPWAERAPDEGIKELYVDRVRQLRRRGELSQAMDYSLRRVAAWSAEESPDERWTLHMRFQIANVLRAQGKYEESLALDQEVLERQLEVLDDIDDQHILMTTSSIAADLRGLGRLTEALQYDEETYRRYDQNYGEDNARTLSAANNLAVALRLSGNYYRARDLDRRTLELREAIQLHDHPLTIESAVNLGRDLRDCGDYDESVALLRRAYERCLRNPRLTQGSPTVLNTAKGLAGSLRRAGRAAEAEELVRHVLRSTPDGEKSTSEELLLEMSLAGDMAAQGRVDEGLDLIRRVQENLRDKLGEGHSHTVACSVNHAVLLLHDIGSIHPQAAGEAQELLRRAQARFTELNGERHPFALICHANLAVAEAALGSWENARRISAASYELLKENLDPLHPSTLTCAGNHAVALSHLGQADEARTKHHDALAALSKRIGRDHPRVLALKDWKLSCLDLEPHPI
- a CDS encoding alpha/beta hydrolase, translating into MVKTVKTPSGGRTIAYETWGDPDAHPVFLLHGTPGSRLGPRLRTFDLHKLGVRLIAYDRPGYGGSDRHERRRVVDAAEDVAAIAEDLDLKKYSVVGRSGGAPHALACAARNMGSQVASVAALVSLAPPKPDSDDDSPGDSAVDGLDWPDWRKEMSESNVSTYELLRRHAPDVTELGALLARNAETIRRDPTVFLASLRDEMPSVDRVIVEDAGIRQHLLRNYLSAVGEGEEVDPRAPMGWVDDLVAFRRPWGFDLKDIDGSVPVMLWHGERDIFAPVAHFHWLARKIPSAKAMLQPSAAHFAALPALPQVLAWARNTAGPS
- a CDS encoding acyltransferase; its protein translation is MDHRQPPPSQPFADAERPDQPDSLGRAARFDHCPWLFEKEATEEERAAQRERQGSLDGDSEVGERCYVAESAAVLPDLLRLGDDSYIAAHAYVTGTLTTGTDCTLNPFTVARGTVSLGTGVRIGAHTSLLAFNHSMDPDRPIHRQPQTSRGITVGDDVWIGSHVVIVDGVTIGDHCVIGAGAVVTKDVPAWTVAAGNPARPIRDRREPTGPKRETAGTGAGTAGPEGLARFGDAARAQAADLLARCWDGDRYVDRPGVAPTVRAHCDAVEIADLLLSAAPAQLDRAEHIERLASLQDRDTGLVPELGERLPPMDADGFTGEGPALYHVLSVGYALDLLGGALPQPISGVRDMTAHQLVARLERLPWRDGAWEAGAWIDSWATAAHWNRRHPDGAALVPGTLEALFGWLLTRADPWTGMWGTPSTGAGRLQVVNGYYRLTRGSFAQFGVPVPHPERVVDAVLDHARDTRYFGAGRENACNVLDVAHPLWLCARQLSGGGGSDGGYRSAEIRGWAEQRLTAVLARWQDGKGFGFGPGTAGPGPEPGLQGTEMWLAIVWLLADLLGRSDALGYRPRGVHRPEPATGA